GGTGTTGACCTTGAGTTGCTCAGTTGGTGGTGGTATGTCAGGAAAAGATGGTGGAAGAGATCGGTATAGAATTTCTTCGATGTgctccatccagcggtctctttgtcctgcgtcgcttgttatggtcttgccatCGTTGATCTTGACCgacttgtttgggttaatgctcctgcctgacagagtttcCGTTATTTCTTATCATCATGACTGTATTAATATAGTTGTAAACAATACTATCCAAGTCCCATTATTAAATAATGGTAATTATTTTACACTTCGTGTTTTAATTGCTTTACtctagtaaatgttttattttgatgccTTTTTTACGAGATTTTTTTCCTCGAATGGATTCATTTGTCTACAATACTTTCATtgtgagtgattttttttcggAACACAGGGACCCGCTCTGTACGCCTTCAACAATGCAAAGTTCAGCGAGAGGGACTGGCAGGGCATCCGGATGATTCACACCAGCATCAAGGAGGCAGACCCTCTCAAAGTCGGACGCTTTGGTCTCGGCTTCAAGTCGGTATTTCACCTGACAGGTAAGTTTTGTAGCAAGTACATACTCAACCACGTGTCTGCTGACACGTTTCCTCTAATACATAAGACAGATGTAcataaatgtaaacataaactAACCAAACTAATCTCACCATAGGAACATTTTCAGGCAAGCTTTTAAGGCTCATGCAAAGTAAAAACAATTCCGTTTTATTCTGAGTTATATATTcctttgtaaaattattttgcttgcAGACCGTCTGACCATTGTAAGTGGAAACTTTCTTCTGTATATGGATCCGTTTAAAGGCGAAGATCGGTGCTGCATTCTTAAAAAACTCTCACGAATAAAAAGGAGCGAAAAGGAATGTCTGCTGCAAGGACTTAGTGGAATATTTGGAGTTGATGAGGAGATGTTTCAGTCAGGTCACTATCCTGGTACAATGTTCTGGTTCCCTCTCAGACACGAGGCAAACGATCTGTCCAGCACTGTCTACTCTGTTGACAAGATTAACGATCTGTGGCAAGCCTTTAAGACCGAAGCTTCTGGAATCCCGTTGTTCCTGAAGAAAATCGAGACTGTGGGGCTGTACACGAGACGACAGGACAAACAACTCAGTCTTGACTTTCAAGTGGGACTTGCTACCAGTTGCCTGGACAGTGTTCGAAGggaaaatataacttttatcGAGGCAATCATCGCTGCTGGTGGACAGATGCCGGAAACTAAGGTGTGGAACAGCCTCATCAAAGAAGTGGAGATGCTAGATGACCATGACGGACAGTCTGTGGTTCAGAGCGAGAAATGGCTGGTAGTCAACTATCACCCTGGTGGATCGGACCTGTCCCCGGAGCTGAGTGAACTGTGCAATGACCCCCAGCTGTCTTACAAGCCCTATGTGGGCGTGGCAGCTCCACTGGAAGGACAAACAAATTTCCAGGTACTCAAACTCTcttctgttttactttcattAGATTTTATGTGAAGAACTACAACAAATTAATTTGCATTTCTTCTCGGTAGTACACACAAGTTGGTGGGACCTTTTATTCCTTGGCAAAGGGCACCGACCTGTCTGAGAGCAATGGCAAAAAACGACAATCAGGAGGCGAACCGATCTCGGTCGGGTTGTGAGGAGGCAATAATAGAACTGGTATTGCTTAATGTATATTACGGATGAATAAAtcacattaatattattgtaaataaatatcgATCTCTAAGTGTCTTTCGTGTCAGACACTCAGATAAAAGCTCTACTGCCTATTTTCATTGATCGCCACAGAGCCAGATCTTCTGTTTCCTTCCTCTGCCCCTGGAATCTCGCAGCCCCACAGGACTGCCGGTCCATGTCAACGGCTTCTTTGCCCTCAGTCAGAACCGCCGCCATGTCAAGTGGCCCACGGCGGACCAAATGAGCCACCAGGTTCACGTGGAACCGTCCCTCCGCTGGAACCGTCTGCTGGTGGAGCAGCTGCTTCCAGCCTGTTATTCCATGCTGCTGACGAGGTGAGGAAACTGGCTTCTTGCGCACCTTCTTAAGTTTTGATTCAACATGCTTAACCTGAAGAATTCCTTGCTGCCAACTGTCAGGGACATTCAAATACTTGTCTGCAGTGTCTTAAAATtagtttgtgtatgtttatcaAAGCGTGCCTGTCCGCCATTTGTAGGCCAGAACAGTCGTTATTACGGTTGCTCTGTAGATGTTTGAACGTCTTCATGTGAGGGAACATGTTAATGAGAGAAAGACAATCAGTTTGTCATCCGATTTGCTAAATTTCTTCACAGGCTTAGAGAGCTGCACGTGACACGTCCCCTCCACTTCTACACCATGTGGCCTGACATGAGCAGTGTGACAGAAAAATGGCAGCCATTGGTGGAGCCTTTGTTCGTTACCATGGCAACGAAACCAGTATACTGCACAGAGGGCGGCCAGTGGGTGGAGCTTGCCAATGCCTTGTTGAGTACAATTACAGACGACATCTCTACCGACATCAAACGCACAGTTCACAAAGCTTACCTGGTGTGTCAGGAGAATCTTATCGTCCTTCCCCAGAATGTCCTGGAAGGCCTCAGTCTGTCAGGTGGTCTGTCAACAGTTGCCTTAGCAACCCCACAGAGACTCAGTCGTCTGCTGCAGTCGTGTTTGTCACAATTTGAAAGCCAAGAAAGGTGTCACCTCCTTGCCTACCTGTGTGATCAGAAAGATTTGTCGCTGCTGCAAGGTCTCCAACTTCTTCCTCTCCAGGATTGCTCCTTCAGGGCTTTCACTAGACAATCTTCCACGACTTTCTTCTGTCAAGAACAGGACCTCAGACTTTTCCCTGGCCTTGAAACCCACTTCTGTTCCTGTAAACTGCCGCACGACCTTCGACATCATCTACATGACATCGCTGTGTCAGGTTTGTTGTCAACAACTTCTACCTTTACATTATATAATTGAGAAAGATGCATGAATATATTATACAGAGAAAGATGCTTTTCCTGGAGCAATGAAAAAATAGGGGCACCATGTATGTTCGCTTTCAAACGCCTAATTTAATAATCAAATTCATCCCAACAGGTGTGTTTAtaaatgtgcatgtttatgaATACATGTATCTACATACCAGTGTTTCATTGTGTCTTATTTTCACGTACATGTGTTCGTATGTGTACATGCATCtctcatatatatgtatacacatataatCGATATGACATTTTCAGGAAATTATTCTTTGAGGTTGATGGCGGAGAAGGACGTGAGCCACCTGCTAATGAAAAGTATTCAATGTAGGTTTGAGCAACGAGAACCTATCGTTCCTCTAGACGACCAGTGGCTCCAAGATGTTTGGAATTTCCTACTTAAGAATTTTTCAGACAGCCTGGAGGACTTTTCATTGATGCCACTAATGCCGTTTCTTCAAGGCAATAGCTTTGTCCTCAAACCTCTCATAGGAAACTACGTGTGCAAAGAAGTGAGTGGGATGGACCCGCTTTCAGACAACCTCATCACCTGCCTTACAAAACTCGGCATCACTGTCCTCTCTCACCTGCCAGATGACGTCATCAGGCATCCACAGGTGCTCGGTCAGTTAGTGCAGTGGCCTTCACCTCAGAACATTCTCACCTTACTGTCTCATATCAGCGAAGGTGAGAGCATGCAGAGTTCGACTGTGCTCTCGTTCAACCAAGCAAGCACGGATGAGGACCGAGCGTGTCTGATCAAACTCCTCGACGACTGCCGAGACTTTGTACTGAACATCAACCTTCGCAAGCTGTTGCAGCAGCTGAACTTGTTCTCGTGTCTTCCTGACCGCACAATCACAAATGTAGCTTGTGTAAGTGCCATAGCACCCGATCACTTGCCGCCAGTACCAGTACCCAGACAGATGCTTCTGTGTcaggagtcacgtgacaggagggTGGCAC
This sequence is a window from Pomacea canaliculata isolate SZHN2017 linkage group LG5, ASM307304v1, whole genome shotgun sequence. Protein-coding genes within it:
- the LOC112563603 gene encoding sacsin-like isoform X2, which encodes MIQNAEDAGASMMKFVSDTREFNRNVSPVDIRKNPHLKFLKGPALYAFNNAKFSERDWQGIRMIHTSIKEADPLKVGRFGLGFKSVFHLTDRLTIVSGNFLLYMDPFKGEDRCCILKKLSRIKRSEKECLLQGLSGIFGVDEEMFQSGHYPGTMFWFPLRHEANDLSSTVYSVDKINDLWQAFKTEASGIPLFLKKIETVGLYTRRQDKQLSLDFQVGLATSCLDSVRRENITFIEAIIAAGGQMPETKVWNSLIKEVEMLDDHDGQSVVQSEKWLVVNYHPGGSDLSPELSELCNDPQLSYKPYVGVAAPLEGQTNFQSQIFCFLPLPLESRSPTGLPVHVNGFFALSQNRRHVKWPTADQMSHQVHVEPSLRWNRLLVEQLLPACYSMLLTRLRELHVTRPLHFYTMWPDMSSVTEKWQPLVEPLFVTMATKPVYCTEGGQWVELANALLSTITDDISTDIKRTVHKAYLVCQENLIVLPQNVLEGLSLSGGLSTVALATPQRLSRLLQSCLSQFESQERCHLLAYLCDQKDLSLLQGLQLLPLQDCSFRAFTRQSSTTFFCQEQDLRLFPGLETHFCSCKLPHDLRHHLHDIAVSGNYSLRLMAEKDVSHLLMKSIQCRFEQREPIVPLDDQWLQDVWNFLLKNFSDSLEDFSLMPLMPFLQGNSFVLKPLIGNYVCKEVSGMDPLSDNLITCLTKLGITVLSHLPDDVIRHPQVLGQLVQWPSPQNILTLLSHISEGESMQSSTVLSFNQASTDEDRACLIKLLDDCRDFVLNINLRKLLQQLNLFSCLPDRTITNVACVSAIAPDHLPPVPVPRQMLLCQESRDRRVALQLGGRVESLQDISREILLKMQPDREEYSLEQKQQFMIFFMDELVNDKLLCQLARRV
- the LOC112563603 gene encoding sacsin-like isoform X1, with amino-acid sequence MASGAESDGEEGEELGIIRATLIRELRNVLDEYPDDGQILKEMIQNAEDAGASMMKFVSDTREFNRNVSPVDIRKNPHLKFLKGPALYAFNNAKFSERDWQGIRMIHTSIKEADPLKVGRFGLGFKSVFHLTDRLTIVSGNFLLYMDPFKGEDRCCILKKLSRIKRSEKECLLQGLSGIFGVDEEMFQSGHYPGTMFWFPLRHEANDLSSTVYSVDKINDLWQAFKTEASGIPLFLKKIETVGLYTRRQDKQLSLDFQVGLATSCLDSVRRENITFIEAIIAAGGQMPETKVWNSLIKEVEMLDDHDGQSVVQSEKWLVVNYHPGGSDLSPELSELCNDPQLSYKPYVGVAAPLEGQTNFQSQIFCFLPLPLESRSPTGLPVHVNGFFALSQNRRHVKWPTADQMSHQVHVEPSLRWNRLLVEQLLPACYSMLLTRLRELHVTRPLHFYTMWPDMSSVTEKWQPLVEPLFVTMATKPVYCTEGGQWVELANALLSTITDDISTDIKRTVHKAYLVCQENLIVLPQNVLEGLSLSGGLSTVALATPQRLSRLLQSCLSQFESQERCHLLAYLCDQKDLSLLQGLQLLPLQDCSFRAFTRQSSTTFFCQEQDLRLFPGLETHFCSCKLPHDLRHHLHDIAVSGNYSLRLMAEKDVSHLLMKSIQCRFEQREPIVPLDDQWLQDVWNFLLKNFSDSLEDFSLMPLMPFLQGNSFVLKPLIGNYVCKEVSGMDPLSDNLITCLTKLGITVLSHLPDDVIRHPQVLGQLVQWPSPQNILTLLSHISEGESMQSSTVLSFNQASTDEDRACLIKLLDDCRDFVLNINLRKLLQQLNLFSCLPDRTITNVACVSAIAPDHLPPVPVPRQMLLCQESRDRRVALQLGGRVESLQDISREILLKMQPDREEYSLEQKQQFMIFFMDELVNDKLLCQLARRV